The Nerophis ophidion isolate RoL-2023_Sa linkage group LG09, RoL_Noph_v1.0, whole genome shotgun sequence genome contains a region encoding:
- the cdc42ep3 gene encoding cdc42 effector protein 3, with amino-acid sequence MPAKAPIYLKPTNSKKGKKCRLRDILSPDLISPPLGDFRHTTHIGREGQRDAFGDMSFLQGKYELLPGKGEPQYGVQSEFLRTNSTGDASYVETPSPVLKNAISLPTIGGCQALTLPLVSSTVFSIPPEPLGDITGSTTGSRTGSTTGSTTGSTTGSTVGSTLPQKTDSVEDMEIVQIDTLLHPTDNFSSKAPRVPPKPVVLLDLLQKTTKPNSKLSSVTKANIANKQVSRIEKPSCYYIHGHSNTNYIANGSLHSNASSDSFESFYTKEDHKTKIYNDKVYIHNKSKVFGHFTNDINLEFKAQALSKCNGDWVDRDSGVEEGRISDFDLDFSKEKSTSQESLTRITGSLLSLELDLGPSIMDDVLNIMDKPTVKSRP; translated from the coding sequence ATGCCAGCGAAAGCTCCAATTTACCTGAAACCCACCAACTCTAAGAAGGGGAAGAAATGTCGCCTTCGAGACATTTTGTCACCGGACCTGATCAGTCCGCCACTTGGCGATTTTCGACACACTACTCACATAGGTAGAGAGGGACAGAGAGATGCTTTTGGGGACATGTCCTTCCTCCAGGGGAAATATGAACTCTTACCAGGGAAGGGGGAACCTCAGTATGGCGTCCAAAGTGAGTTTCTGCGAACAAACAGTACAGGTGATGCTTCATATGTGGAGACCCCATCTCCTGTCCTCAAGAACGCCATCTCTCTCCCAACTATCGGTGGCTGTCAGGCACTGACTCTTCCACTCGTTTCCTCCACTGTCTTCTCAATACCTCCTGAGCCGCTGGGCGACATAACGGGCTCTACAACAGGCTCTAGAACAGGCTCTACCACGGGGTCTACAACAGGCTCAACAACAGGGTCTACAGTGGGGTCTACACTGCCCCAGAAAACTGACAGTGTTGAGGACATGGAAATTGTGCAGATTGACACTTTGTTGCATCCTACTGACAACTTCAGCAGCAAGGCTCCACGTGTTCCACCAAAACCTGTTGTCCTTCTGGACCTCCTGCAGAAGACGACAAAGCCCAACTCGAAACTCAGCTCAGTCACCAAAGCTAATATTGCGAACAAACAAGTAAGTAGGATTGAGAAGCCATCTTGCTATTACATCCACGGTCACAGTAACACTAACTACATAGCTAACGGAAGCCTTCACAGCAATGCAAGCAGCGACAGCTTTGAAAGTTTTTACACAAAAGAGGACCATAAGACCAAAATCTACAATGACAAAGTTTATATCCATAACAAGAGCAAAGTTTTTGGACATTTTACCAATGACATTAACTTGGAGTTCAAGGCGCAGGCGCTCTCCAAGTGCAATGGAGACTGGGTGGACAGAGACAGCGGTGTGGAGGAGGGACGCATCTCCGATTTTGACTTGGACTTTTCCAAAGAGAAGAGCACATCACAGGAGTCGCTCACTCGAATCACAGGCTCACTGCTCTCCCTTGAACTTGATCTGGGTCCATCCATCATGGATGATGTGCTCAACATAATGGATAAACCCACAGTGAAGAGCAGGCCTTGA